The bacterium genome window below encodes:
- the glnA gene encoding type I glutamate--ammonia ligase, with product MTPKEVLEFAKSKGIKMVDLKFMDLPGTWQHFGVPISQLDESTFEEGYGFDGSSIRGWQPIHNSDMLVIPDPVTAQVDPFLTRVPTLTMICDIVDPITKESYSRDPRHVGKKAEAYLKSTGIGDTANFGPEAEFFIFDNIQYDQNAHSGYYFIDSDEGEWNTGRDEEPNLGYKARHGGGYFPAPPNDTQTDIRVEMVQILEEDYGIEIEAEHHEVATAGQAEIDMKYTPLVQSADNLMRFKYVVKNVARRYGKTATFMPKPIFGDNGSGMHTHMSIWKDGKPLFAGDRYGGLSELAMHYMGGILKHAPALVAFTNPTTNSYKRLVPGYEAPINLVYSSRNRSASIRIPMYSASPKAKRIEFRTPDPTCNGYLAFAAMLMAGLDGIENRIDPGEPLDKNIYGLSPEEKAGIPGLPGSLAEALDNLEKDHDWLLKGDVFTPDLIEMWIAYKREAEVNAINLRPHPYEFFLYYDM from the coding sequence ATGACACCGAAAGAGGTTCTGGAGTTCGCGAAATCAAAAGGCATCAAGATGGTGGATCTGAAGTTTATGGACCTGCCGGGGACGTGGCAGCACTTCGGGGTACCCATCAGCCAGCTCGATGAGAGCACCTTCGAGGAGGGGTACGGTTTTGACGGGTCGTCCATCCGCGGTTGGCAGCCTATTCACAACAGCGACATGCTGGTCATCCCCGATCCGGTAACGGCCCAGGTCGATCCGTTCCTCACCAGGGTACCCACCTTGACCATGATCTGCGACATCGTCGACCCGATCACCAAGGAGTCCTACTCGAGGGATCCCCGCCACGTAGGCAAGAAGGCGGAAGCCTACCTGAAGTCCACGGGCATCGGCGACACGGCCAACTTCGGGCCCGAGGCCGAGTTCTTCATCTTCGACAACATCCAGTACGATCAGAACGCCCATTCCGGCTACTATTTCATCGACTCGGACGAGGGGGAGTGGAACACCGGCAGGGACGAGGAACCCAACCTCGGCTACAAGGCCAGGCACGGCGGCGGTTACTTCCCCGCTCCGCCCAACGACACCCAGACGGACATCAGGGTGGAGATGGTCCAGATCCTCGAGGAGGACTACGGGATCGAGATCGAGGCCGAGCACCACGAGGTGGCTACTGCGGGTCAGGCCGAGATCGACATGAAGTACACCCCTTTGGTCCAGTCGGCCGACAACCTCATGAGGTTCAAGTACGTGGTCAAGAACGTGGCCCGCAGGTACGGCAAAACGGCCACCTTCATGCCCAAGCCCATCTTCGGAGACAACGGTTCAGGGATGCACACCCACATGAGCATCTGGAAGGACGGCAAGCCCCTGTTCGCGGGGGACCGCTACGGCGGCCTGAGTGAGTTGGCCATGCACTACATGGGCGGGATCCTCAAGCACGCCCCGGCCCTGGTTGCGTTCACCAACCCGACCACCAACTCCTACAAGCGTCTGGTGCCGGGCTACGAGGCCCCCATCAACCTGGTGTACTCTTCCAGGAACCGGTCGGCTTCCATCCGCATCCCAATGTACTCGGCCAGCCCCAAGGCCAAGAGGATCGAGTTCAGGACCCCTGATCCGACATGCAACGGCTACCTCGCCTTTGCTGCCATGCTTATGGCCGGCCTCGACGGCATCGAGAACCGCATCGATCCCGGTGAGCCCCTCGACAAGAACATCTACGGCCTGAGCCCCGAGGAAAAAGCCGGCATCCCCGGTCTCCCCGGTTCCCTCGCGGAGGCCCTCGACAACCTGGAGAAGGACCACGATTGGCTGCTCAAGGGCGATGTTTTCACCCCGGACCTCATCGAGATGTGGATCGCCTACAAGCGGGAGGCCGAGGTGAACGCCATTAACCTCAGGCCCCACCCCTACGAGTTCTTCCTTTATTACGATATGTAA
- the lspA gene encoding signal peptidase II codes for MIGDFTLFGVIVAADRISKMIVPRFLDLYESIPVIPGLFDITYARNSGGAFGILASWDSPLRRVFFILASVAAMFLLWVLYRQAAASTSRSLRLSFAAIGGGAFGNLYDRAVTGEVVDFLDFYLGSYHWPAFNIADSAISIGAVILGYLYLTGKTDTI; via the coding sequence ATGATCGGCGATTTCACCCTGTTCGGCGTGATTGTCGCCGCCGACAGGATCTCCAAAATGATCGTGCCCAGGTTCCTGGACCTCTACGAGTCCATCCCGGTCATCCCCGGCCTGTTCGACATCACCTATGCCCGGAATTCCGGCGGCGCCTTCGGGATCCTTGCCTCCTGGGACAGTCCCCTTCGAAGAGTTTTTTTCATCCTTGCATCCGTCGCTGCCATGTTCCTTCTATGGGTCCTGTACAGGCAGGCAGCGGCTTCAACATCCCGTTCATTGCGACTGTCCTTCGCGGCCATCGGCGGGGGAGCGTTCGGGAACCTCTACGACAGGGCGGTCACCGGTGAGGTCGTGGATTTTCTCGACTTTTACCTGGGCTCTTACCATTGGCCCGCTTTCAACATCGCCGATTCAGCAATCTCGATCGGCGCCGTCATCCTGGGTTACCTGTACCTGACCGGGAAAACCGACACTATTTAA
- a CDS encoding P-II family nitrogen regulator, whose translation MKKVEAIIKPFKLEDVKEALNALGIQGMTVSEVKGFGRQKGHTELYRGAEYIVDFLPKVKIEVVVKDEILDKVLEAVAKAAKTGRIGDGKIFVIPVEDTIRIRTGETGEEAI comes from the coding sequence ATGAAAAAAGTTGAAGCGATCATCAAACCGTTCAAGCTGGAAGATGTCAAAGAGGCCCTCAACGCCCTCGGCATCCAGGGGATGACCGTGAGCGAGGTCAAGGGGTTCGGTCGGCAGAAGGGTCATACTGAGCTGTACCGGGGCGCCGAGTACATTGTTGACTTTCTCCCAAAGGTGAAGATCGAGGTCGTCGTCAAGGACGAAATCCTCGACAAGGTCCTCGAGGCTGTTGCCAAGGCTGCCAAGACGGGGCGGATCGGCGATGGAAAGATCTTTGTGATCCCTGTAGAGGATACGATCCGTATCCGGACGGGCGAGACGGGTGAAGAAGCCATCTGA
- the lgt gene encoding prolipoprotein diacylglyceryl transferase → MFPDLLSIGPLTIHTYGLMVALGILAGVALAEYLYRGAGGDPGRMVDISFIVVLSGLLGARALFVAVSWRYFAANPLEIIMLWKGGLVFYGGLLGGIVGLFACIRIYGLKTGLMLDIGATAIALGHAMGRLGCFSAGCCYGKAADLPWSITFTDPRCLATEVLNQPVHPTQLYSSAFLFALTGFLVWQHHRKRFEGQIASLYLLLYGLFRLTVEYFRGDPRGSLSFAGLTLSTSQWISVVMVVVGAGTYALLHRGRSMEKPRQ, encoded by the coding sequence ATGTTTCCTGATCTGCTGAGTATCGGCCCCCTGACCATCCACACCTACGGCCTAATGGTTGCCCTGGGCATCCTGGCCGGGGTGGCGCTTGCAGAGTACCTTTACCGCGGGGCGGGAGGTGACCCAGGGCGCATGGTGGACATCTCTTTCATCGTGGTTTTAAGCGGCCTTCTCGGCGCGAGGGCCCTCTTCGTCGCGGTCAGCTGGAGATATTTTGCCGCGAACCCCCTGGAGATCATCATGCTCTGGAAAGGGGGGCTCGTCTTTTACGGCGGGCTGCTTGGCGGGATCGTCGGCCTTTTCGCCTGTATCAGGATCTACGGACTCAAAACGGGCCTGATGCTGGACATCGGGGCGACGGCCATCGCCCTCGGGCACGCGATGGGAAGGCTGGGTTGTTTTTCCGCGGGGTGCTGCTACGGAAAGGCGGCCGACCTGCCCTGGTCCATCACCTTCACGGACCCGAGGTGCCTGGCGACGGAGGTCCTCAACCAGCCTGTCCATCCGACACAGCTTTACTCATCGGCCTTTCTGTTCGCCCTCACCGGTTTTCTGGTCTGGCAGCACCACCGCAAACGTTTCGAAGGGCAGATCGCATCACTTTACCTGCTTTTGTACGGGCTGTTCCGGCTGACCGTAGAGTATTTCAGGGGCGACCCGCGGGGATCGCTTTCCTTTGCCGGGCTAACCCTTTCCACCAGCCAGTGGATAAGCGTCGTGATGGTCGTCGTGGGGGCGGGAACGTATGCGCTGTTGCATCGAGGACGTAGTATGGAAAAGCCCCGGCAATAG